In the Helianthus annuus cultivar XRQ/B chromosome 11, HanXRQr2.0-SUNRISE, whole genome shotgun sequence genome, one interval contains:
- the LOC110891243 gene encoding benzyl alcohol O-benzoyltransferase — protein sequence MAQQTSTPLTFTVRRHPTELIVPAKPTPRELKPLSDIDDQGGIRFNITQFHIYPGNPKMGYKNPASVIREALAKTLVFYYPFAGRLKEGPGKKLTVDCSAQGVLFIEAEADVTLKQFGVTLQPPFPCSEELLYDVPGSNGIVDSPMLLMQVTRLLCGGFIVAIRHNHNMCDVHGYIQFMTALTEMAQGASTPSTLPVWQRELLCARDPPRVTYPHREFDEVPVTDDMIIPFDDMVHKSFFFGPTEISAIRRFVPTHLKKCTTFDVVTACIWRCHTIALQPNPEDDMRLLVIVNARSKFKTPLPVGYYGNVICSPAAVSKARDLCNKPLGHALELVRKAKSQVSEEYVRSVADLMAIRGRPTSAFGSYIVSDLTRTSLLELDFGWGNAVYAGPDNPLAGFYTRYINHKGESIIVVPVQLSRYAMKRFAEELDRMLAPDDKGDLVIQEHLATLSRL from the exons ATGGCACAACAAACTTCCACTCCGTTAACATTTACCGTCCGGAGACATCCGACGGAGCTCATCGTTCCGGCTAAACCGACACCTCGAGAACTCAAGCCTCTCTCCGACATCGATGATCAGGGAGGCATTAGGTTTAATATCACACAGTTTCATATTTACCCAGGCAATCCAAAAATGGGATATAAGAACCCGGCTAGTGTGATCAGGGAGGCGTTGGCTAAGACGTTGGTGTTTTACTATCCGTTTGCGGGCCGGCTAAAGGAAGGTCCTGGAAAGAAGCTTACGGTGGATTGCTCCGCTCAGGGTGTGTTGTTTATCGAGGCGGAGGCTGATGTGACGCTAAAGCAGTTCGGGGTGACGCTTCAACCGCCTTTCCCGTGTAGCGAAGAGCTTCTTTATGATGTTCCTGGCTCCAATGGAATTGTGGATTCACCGATGTTGCTGATGCAG GTGACACGACTTCTATGTGGAGGTTTCATCGTCGCTATACGACACAATCATAACATGTGTGATGTACACGGGTATATACAATTCATGACAGCATTGACTGAAATGGCACAAGGTGCATCAACACCATCAACGTTGCCTGTTTGGCAAAGGGAGTTGCTTTGTGCAAGGGACCCGCCACGTGTGACATACCCACATCGTGAGTTTGACGAAGTGCCAGTAACTGATGACATGATCATCCCGTTCGATGACATGGTACACAAGTCATTTTTCTTTGGACCAACTGAGATTTCAGCCATTCGTAGGTTCGTTCCAACACACCTAAAAAAGTGTACCACATTTGACGTCGTAACAGCTTGCATTTGGCGTTGTCATACAATCGCGCTCCAACCAAACCCTGAAGATGACATGCGTTTGCTAGTCATTGTAAACGCACGTTCAAAGTTCAAGACTCCACTCCCCGTAGGATATTATGGAAATGTGATATGTAGCCCCGCTGCCGTTTCCAAAGCTCGAGACCTATGTAACAAACCATTAGGACACGCGTTGGAGCTTGTGAGGAAAGCCAAATCCCAAGTCAGTGAAGAGTATGTGAGATCTGTCGCTGATCTAATGGCAATCAGAGGACGACCTACCTCGGCGTTTGGAAGCTATATCGTATCAGACTTGACACGTACGAGTTTACTTGAACTTGATTTCGGGTGGGGGAATGCGGTGTATGCAGGGCCTGATAACCCTCTTGCTGGTTTCTATACACGTTATATAAATCATAAGGGCGAGTCTATAATTGTGGTACCTGTACAGTTGTCGCGGTATGCTATGAAGAGATTTGCCGAAGAGCTAGATCGCATGTTGGCGCCAGACGATAAAGGCGATCTTGTTATCCAAGAACACTTGGCTACTCTTTCCAGACTATAA